One Ranitomeya imitator isolate aRanImi1 chromosome 1, aRanImi1.pri, whole genome shotgun sequence DNA window includes the following coding sequences:
- the LOC138657493 gene encoding squamous cell carcinoma antigen recognized by T-cells 3-like, giving the protein MESDREEHEGGSPEGTGQSSSSEEDKRETEAEIQRLEEQLSINAFDYNCHVDLIKLLRQEGELDRLRRARQKMSELFSLSEEIWLDWMKDEMKIAEDGSSREVVYELFEKAVKEYICPEIWLAYAQYSIGGMGEEGGIAKVRSIFERALTAVGLHMSKGSTEWDAYREFENAILGTLQRLPGTIPSAEQQQMLTTQLEKIHTLLKRQLGVPLLDVASTYVEYEELDMVDSSVISIFLPQHSWYLVLDQIDRMDSSVSSLFLPALLGGRLFGEKLDQLISDSTGGKSPSLFVKACSIP; this is encoded by the exons ATGGAATCAGACAGAGAAGAGCACGAAGGTGGCTCACCTGAGGGAACCGGACAGTCCTCCTCCTCCGAGGAAGACAAGAGAGAAACCGAAGCAGAAATTCAGAGACTTGAAGAGCAGCTTTCTATAAATGCCTTTGACTACAACTGCCACGTGGACCTCATAAAACTCTTGCGGCAGGAAGGAGAATTGGATAGGTTAAGACGCGCCCGTCAGAAGATGAGTGAACTGTTCTCATTATCTGAAGAGATATGGTTGGATTGGATGAAAGATGAAATGAAGATTGCAGAAGACGGTTCAAGTCGTGAGGTTGTTTATGAGCTGTTTGAGAAAGCTGTGAAAGAGTACATTTGTCCAGAAATTTGGTTGGCGTATGCACAGTATTCTATTGGAGGGATGGGAGAAGAGGGTGGCATTGCCAAAGTTCGCTCTATCTTTGAGAGAGCATTAACAGCTGTTGGACTCCATATGAGCAAAGGATCGACCGAATGGGATGCCTACAGAGAGTTTGAGAATGCAATATTAGGAACCTTACAGCGTTTGCCGGGAACCATTCCTTCAGCAGAGCAACAGCAGATGCTGACTACCCAACTTGAGAAGATCCACACACTTTTGAAACGCCAGCTAGGTGTACCCCTTCTAGATGTGGCATCAACCTATGTAGAGTATGAAGAattagatatggtggacagcagtgtgatcagcattttcttacctcagcactcctggtatctagtgttagatcagatagacaggatggacagcagtgtgagcagcctcttcttacctgcaCTCCTG ggtggtcgtttgttcggagagaagctggatcagctcatttctgactccacaggagggaaga GTCCAAGTCTCTTCGTCAAAGCCTGTTCAATTCCGTAG